The Oncorhynchus gorbuscha isolate QuinsamMale2020 ecotype Even-year unplaced genomic scaffold, OgorEven_v1.0 Un_scaffold_1618, whole genome shotgun sequence genome contains the following window.
gccatagcaacactattaagccatagcaacactattaagccataacaacactattaagccctgacaacactattaagccctgacaacactattaagccctgacaacactattaagccctgacaacactattaagccataacaacactattaagaCATAGCAACACTATCaagccataacaacactattaagcctgACAACTATTAAGCCatagcaacactattaagccatagcaacactattaagccatagcaacactattaagccctgacaacactattaagccataacaacactaGTAAGCCCtagcaacactattaagccataacaacactagtaagccatagcaacactattaagccatagcaacactattaagctctgacaacactattaagccctgacaacactattaagccatagcaacactattaagccctaacaacactattaagccatagcaACACTAGTAAGCcctaacaacactattaagccctgacaacactattaagccctagcaacactattaagccataacaacactagtaagccatagcaacactattaagccataacaCTATTAAGCcctaacaacactattaagccataccAACACTATTAAACCacaacaacactattaagccataacaacactattaacCCCTGACAGCACTATTAACCCATgacactattaagccatagcaacactattaagccctaacaacactattaagccctaacaacactattaagccctaacaacactattaagccataacgACACTATTAAGCCCTAACGACACTATTAAGCCCTGACGACACTATTAAGCcctaacaacactattaagccccaacaacactattaagccgtaacaacactattaagccataacaacactattaagccctaacaacactattaagccatagcaacactattaagccataacaacactattaagccatagcaacactattaagccctaacaacactattaagccatagcaacactattaagccataacaacactattaagccctaacaacactattaagccataacgACACTATTAAGCCCTAACGACACTATTAAGCCCTGACGACACTATTAAGCcctaacaacactattaagccccaacaacactattaagccgtaacaacactattaagccataacaacactattaagccatagcaacactattaagccataacaacactattaagccatagcaACGCTATTAAGCcctaacaacactattaagccatagcaacactattaagccataacaacactattaagccataacaacactattaagccataacaacactattaagccctgacaacactattaagccataacaacactattaagccataacaacactattaagccataacaacactattaagccctgacaacactattaagccataacaacactattaagccgtaacaacactattaagccctgacaacactattaagccctgacaacactattaagccatagcaATACTATTAAGCCACAGTGAAACAAAGTCTGCTGTTCTCAACCATTTAAGTTTGTGATTGTTCAATCATAACTTAGGCTCTGTGTGTTGAACATTATTGCGTAATCAAACATACCATCTAGCACGCCATTCTTAACCACATCAGGAAGCGTTCGTCATAAAACAGATACCTCCACATGCAGGTATGTCCTCAGGACAGGTCATTGGAATGTTGAAACGTAGCAGGTGACCCAGGTTGTGAGTGTTCATCACACCGATATCTCTGTTACATTTCATGTTtcttctagcacagactggaacatccTCGCCTTGCTTTCTGCGATGTCTGTTTTCAGTCAGAAGTCGAAGCCTGTCAGAAGAAGTCAGGAGATGAGTGCCAGTCAGAACAACGTTGACAGCAGCAGGAAGAAGACCAGTCTGCTGAAAGACAACAGCTGGATCAGAagcagcatggaggaggaggaggagcaagtggagtcaggacacacacacacacacagggagcagtACTGAAAGACAACAGCTGGATCAgacgcagcacacacacacacacacacacacacacacacacacacacacacacactcactgtgtgGAGAGGTTCTGAGCTGTCTCAAATCTACTGACACTGTCACCATAGTAAGAAGTTTACCAATGTCAAACATCTAAATGATTTGACAATATCAAATTTGGTAAAATTCTCTCTCTaacatccatctccctctgtctgtttaaTGCTAACCACAGCCTGCAGTCGGAGGTGGGCCAGCCCATCCCTGCCAGACCGTCCCTGCCAGCCCATCCCTGCCAGCCCGTCCCTGCCAGCCCCAGCACCCCAGTCAACCATCTGACCAAGAGGTACATTTGCATTGTTTTTATCTTAGCAGCGTtcctgcctagaaggccagcatctcggagtcgcctcttcattgttgacgttgagactggtgttttgcgggtactatttaatgaagctgccaattgaggacttgtgaggtgtccgTTCGTCAAACTTGaccctctaatgtacttgtcctcttgctcagttgggagtgggaggccccggtgcacaacgcCAGTTTGCATCTTTCTTTGAAGGGAGaggtacacagcattgtacgcgatcttcagttccttggcaatttctcgcattgaatagccttcatttctcagaagaaagttatttgtttttagccattttgagcctgtaatcgaacccacaaatgctgacgctccagatactcaactaatttcaaggtcagttttattgcatctttaatcaggacaacagttttcagctgtgctaacataattgcaaaagggttttctaatgatcaattagccttttaaaattataaacttggatgagCTAACACAACGTGACCTTGGAACACAGGAGTTGTCACGGCTTCCGCTGGCGTCGGATCCTCTCCGATGTACGGACGGCGCTCGACGTCGGGTCCTCTCCTATGTACGGGCGGCGCTCGGTGTCGGGTAGTCATAGTGTTTTctctaactagatatctactatctggtagtcacagtgttttctctaacgctctatctggtagtcacagtgttttctttaactagatatctactatgtCACAGGGATATCTACTATCTgctagtcacagtgtttaactagatatctactatctggtagtcacagtgtttaactagatatctactatctggtagtcacagtgttttctttaactagatatctactatctggtagtcacagtgtttagctagatatctactatctgctagtcacagtgtttaactagatatctactatctggtagtcacagtgtttaactagatatctactatctggtagtcacagtgtttaactagatatcggctatctggtagtcacagtgtttaactagatatctactatctgtagtcacagtgtttaactagatatcgctatctggtagtcacagtgtttaactagatatctcctatctggtagtcacagtgtttaactagatatctactatctgcgtagtcacagtgtttaactagatatctactatctggtagtcagtgtttaactagatatctactatctggtagtcacagtgttttctttaactagatatctactatctggtagtcacagtgtttaactagatatctactatctggtagtcacagtgtttaactagatatctactatctggtagtcacagtgttttctttaactagatatctactatctggtagtcacagtgtttaactagatatctactatctggtagtcacagtgtttaactagatatctactatctggtagtcacagtgttttctctaactagatatctactatctggtagtcacagtgtttaactagatatctactatctggtagtcacagtgtttaactagatatctactatctggtagtcacagtgttttctttaactagatatctactatctggtagtcacagtgttttctttaactagatatctactatctggtagtcacagtgttttctttaactagatatctactatctggtagtcacagtgtttaactaataatactatctggtagtcacagtgtttaactagatatatactatctggtagtcacagtgtttaactagatatctactatctggtagtcacagtgtttaactagatatatactatctggtagtcacagtgtttaactagatatatactatctggtagtcacagtgtttaactagatatctactatctggtagtcacagtcttttctttaactagatatctactatctggtagtcacagtgtttaactagatatctactatctggtagtcacagtgttttctctaactagatatctactatctggtagtcacagtgtttaactagatatctactatctggtagtcacagtgtttaactagatatctactatctggtagtcacagtgtttaactagatatctactatctggtagtcacagtgtttaactagatatctactatctgctagtcacagtgtttaactagatatctactatctggtagtcacagtgtttaactagatatctactatctggtagtcacagtgtttaactagatatctactatctggtagtcacagtgtttaactagatatctactatctggtagtcacagtgtttaactagatatctactatctggtagtcacagtgtttaactagatatctactatctggtagtcacagtgttttctctaactagatatctactatctggtagtcacagtgtttaactagatatctactatctggtagtcacagtgtttaactagatatctactatctggtagtcacagtgtttaactagatatctactatctggtagtcacagtgtttaactagatatctactatctggtagtcacagtgttttctctaactagatatctactatctggtagtcacagtgtttaactagatatctactatctggtagtcacagtgtttaactagatatctactatctggtagtcacagtgtttaactagatatctactatctggtagtcacagtgtttaactagatatctactatctggtagtcacagtgtttttctaactagatatctactatctggtagtcacagtgtttaactagatatctactatctggtagtcacagtgtttaactagatatctactatctggtagtcacagtgtttaactagatatctactatctggtagtcacagtgtttaactagatatctactatctggtagtcacagtgtttaactagatatctactatctggtagtcacagtgtttaactagatatctactatctggtagtcacagtgttttctctaactagatatctactatctggtagtcacagtgtttaactagatatctactatctggtagtcacagtgtttaactagatatctactatctggtagtcacagtgtttaactagatatctactatctggtagtcacagtgtttaactagatatctactatctggtagtcacagtgtttaactagatatctactatctggtagtcacagtgtttaactagatatctactatctggtagtcacagtgttttctttaactagatatctactatctggtagtcacagtgttttctttaactagatatctactatctggtagtcacagtgtttaactagatatctactatctggtagtcacagtgtttaactagatatctactatctggtagtcacagtgtttaactagatatctactatctggtagtcacagtgtttaactagatatctactatctggtagtcacagtgtttaactagatatctactatctggtagtcacagtgtttaactagatatctactatctggtagtcacagtgtttaactagatatctactatctggtagtcacagtgtttaactagatatctactatctggtagtcacagtgtttaactagatatctactatctggtagtcacagtgtttaactagatatctactatctggtagtcacagtgtttaactagatatctactatctggtagtcacagtgtttaactagatatctactatctggtagtcacagtgtttaactagatatctactatctggtagtcacagtgtttaactagatatctactatctggtagtcacagtgtttaactagatatctactatctggtagtcacagtgtttaactagatatctactatctggtagtcacagtgtttaactagatatctactatctggtagtcacagtgtttaactagatatctactatctggtagtcacagtgtttaactagatatctactatctggtagtcacagtgtttaactagatatctatctggtagtcacagtgtttaactagatatctactatctggtagtcacagtgtttaactagatatctactatctggtagtcacagtgtttaactagatatctactatctggtagtcagtGTTTTCCTTAAACTGAtttttgtgtttgtatgtgtttttcGTTTGTTTCGTTTTACCTCAGC
Protein-coding sequences here:
- the LOC124023378 gene encoding fibronectin-binding protein A-like, giving the protein TDWNILALLSAMSVFSQKSKPVRRSQEMSASQNNVDSSRKKTSLLKDNSWIRSSMEEEEEQVDLQSEVGQPIPARPSLPAHPCQPVPASPSTPVNHLTKSPPLPPKTKTVLSTTSKSMNDPKTAMSPGSTSPKSLNSPKSLNSPT